CCTGCCCGATGCCGATGGCGTGGGAGAGGTCGGCGCCGCCGCCTGCGGCGACATCATGAAAATGAGCCTCAAGGTCGAAAACGGCCGCATCCTCGATGCCCGTTTCAAAACCTTCGGCTGCGGGTCCGCCATCGCCAGTTCCAGCATGGCCACCGAACTCATCAAGGGCCGTACGGTCGAAGAGGCCCTCCAGTTCTCCAACCAGGAGGTCGTGGATGCCCTCGGCGGTCTTCCCCCGGTCAAAATCCACTGCTCGGTCCTTGCCGAGGAGGCCCTCAAGGCCGCCCTCGAAGACTACGTCAAGCGCCACCCGGAGGCCGCTTCCAAGGTGAGCCCAGCCGCCCTGGCGCCCTCGCCGGCCTGAGCCGGCCACCTGCCGCTCGACACCGCCCGGGCGCGTGGCCCATCCTCGCCCGCGCCCGGCTCCACGGAGTCACTCCGGCTTCCGCCGTCCTGTGCTCGTACCCCCGTACCCGCCGCTCCAGCCCGGACCCTTTATGCGCCAAGTCTATCTCGATCACCTTTCGTCCACGCCCCTCCTGCCCGAGGCCTTCGAGGCCATGAAGCCCTACTTCCTCGACGCCTACGGCAACCCGTCCTCACTCCACCAGCACGGGCTCCGCGTCCGCGATGCCCTCGCCCGGGCCCGCACCCAGATCGCCGCCCTCATCAACGCCGAGTCCGCCGACGACATCCTCCTCACCTCCTGCGGCACCGAGTCCGTCAACCTCGCGGTCAAGGGCGTCGCCTACGCCAATCGGCGCCGCGGCAATCACATCGTCTGGAGCGAGGTCGAGCACCCGGCGGTGATGAATTCGGTCGAGTTCCTCGAGAAGGAAGGCTACTCCCACACCAAGGTCCCCGTGGACCCCGAGGGCCGCGTCCTCGTCGATCGCCTGGTCGAGGCGATCACCGACAAAACCACCCTCATCTGCCTCCAGCTCGCCAATCACGACATCGGCACCCTCCAGCCCGTCGCCGAGGTCGGCCGCATCGCCGCCGAGAAAGGCATCGCCTTCTTCGTCGATGCCAATTCCGCCGCCGGCTGGACCCCCATCGACGTCCAGAAACTCGGCGCCAACCTGCTTTCCCTCTCCCCCCACCGCTTCTACGGACCCAAGGGAGTCGGGGTCCTTTACCGCAATCGCCGCGCCCGCCTCGTCAGCATCCTGCACGGAGGCGTCCAGGAGAACGGCCGCCGTGCCGGCACCGAAAACGTCCCCGCCATCGTCGGCGCCGGGGTCGCCGCCGAACTGGCCCTCCGCGACATGGCCGCCCGCATCGCCCATGTCGCCCCGCTCCAGGCCCGGCTCTGGAACGGTCTCAAACAGCGCATCCCCTACATCAAGCTCAACGGCCCGGAACCCGGTCCCGACCGCATCTGCAACAACCTCAACCTCTCCACCGAATTCATCGAGGGCGAGGGCCAGTTGCTCCTCCTCGACCTCAACGGCATCGCCGTGGCCAGCGGCTCAAGCTGCGTCAGCAAGTCCCTCAAAATCTCCCACGTCCTCGCCGCCATCGGCCTCGATCACGCCCTCGCCCAGGGCAACCTCATCCTTACCCTCGGCAGGGACAACTCGGCCGACGACATGGATTACGTGGTGGAGACCTTCGCCGGAATCGTGGACAAGCTCCGCCACATGTCCCCCATGTGGGAGGAGTTCCAGAGCGGTGTCATCGACTCCGTCATCCACCCCACCGGCCGCGGCAAGTCCTTCAGTGCCCATGCCGCCGATGTCTCCGGCAAACGCGCCCACTGACCGGCTCCCCTCTCCATGACCCCACCCGACCAGGTCCTCGGCGTCCTCAAAACCATCCGCTACCCCGGGTTCAGCCGGGACATCGTGTCCTTCGGGCTCGTCAAGGACACCGCCGTCGCCAACGGCGCCGTCACCGTCACCCTCCAACTCACCAGCGCCAACCCCGACGCCGCCCGCCAGATCAAGGCCGAGGCCGAGACCGCGCTGCGTGCCCTGCCCGGGGTCGAACGGGTCTTCGT
This DNA window, taken from Verrucomicrobiia bacterium, encodes the following:
- the nifU gene encoding Fe-S cluster assembly scaffold protein NifU, translating into MSDTYTLYNKTVMEHFLNPRNMGDLPDADGVGEVGAAACGDIMKMSLKVENGRILDARFKTFGCGSAIASSSMATELIKGRTVEEALQFSNQEVVDALGGLPPVKIHCSVLAEEALKAALEDYVKRHPEAASKVSPAALAPSPA
- a CDS encoding cysteine desulfurase; amino-acid sequence: MRQVYLDHLSSTPLLPEAFEAMKPYFLDAYGNPSSLHQHGLRVRDALARARTQIAALINAESADDILLTSCGTESVNLAVKGVAYANRRRGNHIVWSEVEHPAVMNSVEFLEKEGYSHTKVPVDPEGRVLVDRLVEAITDKTTLICLQLANHDIGTLQPVAEVGRIAAEKGIAFFVDANSAAGWTPIDVQKLGANLLSLSPHRFYGPKGVGVLYRNRRARLVSILHGGVQENGRRAGTENVPAIVGAGVAAELALRDMAARIAHVAPLQARLWNGLKQRIPYIKLNGPEPGPDRICNNLNLSTEFIEGEGQLLLLDLNGIAVASGSSCVSKSLKISHVLAAIGLDHALAQGNLILTLGRDNSADDMDYVVETFAGIVDKLRHMSPMWEEFQSGVIDSVIHPTGRGKSFSAHAADVSGKRAH